A genomic stretch from Solanum stenotomum isolate F172 chromosome 8, ASM1918654v1, whole genome shotgun sequence includes:
- the LOC125872404 gene encoding nuclear-pore anchor, with the protein MPLFISDEEYERCSQDAGLVAVKADEFIRDLYNQLENVKAQADAASITAEQTCSVLEQKYVSLSSEYSALQLQYSQLNSSFEERLSELSQAQAEKQHAFIQSIGKDGDVDRLSTEASELRKTKRQLMELVEQKDLEISEKNSTIKSYLDKIVHLTDIAANREVRFCDLETEVLRCQASCSRLLQEKELVERHNAWLNDELTTKVNGLMELRKAHSELEADMSAKLVDAEKKIIECDRRLKRKEEQVREMELKFTSLEQDLLSTKDVAAAKEDQMSGEIATLNKLVELYKESSEEWSKKAGELEGVIKALETHGNQIENDYKERLEKEVSAKIELKEEVACLKNKLAKSEAELKKGEDTLKLLPLSYFSSESLPNSVEAGDMVEDDRMVVPSLPIGVSGTALAASLLREGWSLSKMYTKYQETVDALRHEQLGRKQAQDVLERVLCEIEEKAGVILDERAEHERLEDAYSVLNEKLQHSLSQQAALERNIQEFNADMRRRDRDYAVAQAEIVDLQEQVTVLLKECRDIQFRGGSVGPKNDNSVVSNSLIMFGAESNSDDVGRHLSYKDINGLVEQNVQLRGLVRSLTDQIENRESELKEKYEKELQKHVDKATSQVNAVLAKADEQGTMIKSLHASVAMYRKLFEEHTVVSSDTRSEKVAEVERQEVMLLPDSSHEVLGRAQERAFERVKCLEEELSRLRSEIISLRSERDKSALEAQFARDKLDRYMKDFELQREEHNGVITRNVEFSQLIVDYQKKLRESYESLNAAEELSQKLKLEVSILKDEKGMLVNAEKRASDEVRNLSQRVHSLQVHLDTLQSTENVRDEARAAERRKQEEYIKLIEKEWAEAKKELQEQRDNVRNLIPEREDALKNALRQIEEMRKELASTSHSVAAAEARVVVAEARSADLEEKLQALQKKVSERADEGGPSSSTELFDNMDSAEEVKRLREEVQVNKNHMLQYKSIAQANEEALKQMELAYENLKVEADRVKKSMEEEALSLRKHVDELERECNLKSIEAASATAGKEEAVVAALAEISSLKEDTSAKTTQISNLEAQITALKDDLDKEHQRWRAAQDNYERQVILQSETIQELTRTSQALATLQEESSELRKLSDILQSENNALKAKWEAELSVLEVSKTEAEKKYTEANEQNKILLDRLEGLYIKLAEKDRVSSGVSAGSTVAEGDDGLMNVVNYLRRSKEIAETEISLLRQEKLRLQSQLENALRRAEVAEASLNSERENSRAQVLSEEEFKSLQLQVRELNLLRESNLQLREENRHNVEECQKLRQAAQKMKTELEDLEKLLNERQADVETCRREIEMQKLDKEKLERRVSELVERYKSFDLEEYASLKEAASQMQVNLREKDVELEKIKKTMSEQQNLVADLEQDLSRSRTELSQRESRINEILQTEASLRSEVDKQRKLAVLMKKRVENLLKEKERADSLSKEKDDLARENQALSKQLEDAKQWKKTADAADEQALKDKEKEKNTRIQGLEKITDRLREELKQERSKRLKMQKTIGDSYGTVNQQRSKLSDEMDKHKQALKMLTDEVEKIRQTKGSQTEGTSVDQLLSGTHLEDFTAAYIQAVDDFERVARNELGVSGAGDTSAPDASLSASVVPGPAATLPPPASLLTSIPAVGKAEEERRLVLSKITSETRKIGRKLVRPRITKPEEPLVDVEMQDTDESTNSRKHLPPQNAENLDNATLSTQPPIRKRLSAASTSELQEETPAMDETCLDVAQPVLKKSKHLEAPQEGGEDKSAGNVENSESLPTTEEHDAGDETQGLKEEASDIEKDETTLSGEQVEEPSVVATNQAESQVDRTDIADDTFVSSNEVSTPDNKSTFQVQQESEQLAMDEREEGELIADPEDVGNFDSILSMGSPENLEPQIDDLAGTDEDLLLTPTDPGEIESSQLPDDDKNDEVDATEELAESSDKLNDGGDQVAAETDQAVDTVTGEKPSSSPVDSSNSKEGGPGESAAAETEEGKQVSPVNRSSRTINLNERAKERASIRQAAMLSSTPTRGRGRVLRGRGGRSGRGGRGPISGSQG; encoded by the exons ATGCCGTTGTTTATATCGGATGAGGAATACGAGCGGTGCTCGCAAGATGCCGGTTTGGTAGCGGTGAAAGCTGATGAGTTTATTCGCGATTTGTACAATCAACTGGAAAATGTGAAAGCACAGGCTGATGCTGCATCTATTACAGCTGAACAGACTTGTTCTGTTCTTGAACAGAAGTATGTCTCGCTTTCTTCTGAGTATTCCGCGCTTCAACTGCAGTACTCTCAACTTAATTCTTCCTTTGAGGAACGCCTGTCTGAACTCTCTCAAGCACAAGCCGAGAAACAGCACGCTTTCATCCAATCT ATTGGAAAGGATGGAGATGTGGACCGGTTATCAACAGAGGCTTCAGAACTCCGGAAAACAAAGAGGCAATTGATGGAATTGGTAGAACAGAAAGACTTGGAGATTAGTGAGAAAAATTCCACTATCAAAAGCTATCTTGATAAGATAGTTCACTTGACTGATATTGCTGCAAATAGGGAAGTACGGTTCTGTGACTTGGAGACTGAAGTGTTGCGCTGTCAGGCTTCTTGTTCGCGGCTTTTGCAGGAGAAGGAGCTTGTTGAGAGGCATAATGCTTGGCTTAATGACGAGTTAACAACAAAGGTCAATGGTCTCATGGAGCTGCGTAAAGCTCATTCTGAGCTTGAGGCTGATATGTCTGCCAAACTTGTTGATgctgagaaaaaaattattgaatgtGATAGGCGTttgaagagaaaagaggaacaAGTTAGAGAAATGGAGTTGAAGTTCACTTCTCTTGAGCAAGATTTATTATCCACCAAGGATGTAGCAGCTGCAAAAGAGGACCAAATGTCTGGTGAAATTGCAACGTTAAACAAGCTAGTGGAGTTGTACAAGGAGAGCTCCGAGGAATGGTCTAAAAAGGCAGGAGAACTTGAAGGAGTAATTAAAGCTCTGGAGACTCATGGAAACCAAATAGAGAATGACTATAAAGAGAGGCTTGAGAAAGAAGTATCTGCAAAGATAGAACTAAAGGAGGAGGTTGCATGTTTGAAAAATAAGCTTGCGAAAAGCGAAGCAGAAttaaaaaaaggagaagatACATTGAAGCTTCTTcctttgagttatttttctaGTGAATCATTGCCAAACTCAGTTGAAGCTGGTGACATGGTTGAGGATGATCGGATGGTCGTACCTAGTCTGCCAATTGGTGTTTCAGGAACTGCATTAGCCGCTTCACTTCTTCGGGAGGGTTGGAGTCTGTCTAAGATGTACACCAAATATCAGGAAACTGTTGATGCACTACGACATGAACAATTGGGAAGAAAACAAGCTCAAGATGTACTGGAGCGAGTACTCTGTGAAATAGAGGAGAAAGCTGGAGTTATCTTGGATGAGCGAGCGGAGCATGAAAGATTGGAAGATGCTTACTCTGTGCTAAATGAAAAGCTGCAGCATTCCCTCTCTCAGCAAGCTGCTTTAGAGAGGAATATTCAGGAATTCAATGCTGATATGAGAAGGCGTGACCGTGATTATGCTGTTGCTCAGGCAGAGATAGTTGACCTCCAAGAACAGGTGACAGTGCTTTTAAAGGAATGTCGTGATATACAATTCCGTGGTGGATCTGTGGGACCTAAAAATGACAATTCTGTGGTGTCAAATTCTTTAATTATGTTTGGTGCTGAATCTAATTCTGATGATGTTGGAAGGCACTTGAGCTACAAGGATATAAATGGCCTGGTTGAACAAAATGTCCAGCTAAGAGGCCTAGTTCGGAGCCTTACTGACCAGATTGAGAACAGAGAGtcagagttgaaggaaaagtatGAGAAGGAGCTTCAGAAGCATGTTGACAAAGCTACCTCCCAGGTTAATGCAGTACTGGCAAAAGCGGATGAGCAGGGTACAATGATTAAATCACTTCATGCATCTGTGGCGATGTACAGAAAGCTCTTTGAAGAGCATACAGTTGTTTCTTCTGATACTCGATCTGAAAAAGTAGCAGAGGTTGAGAGGCAGGAAGTGATGCTTTTGCCTGATTCTTCGCATGAAGTTTTAGGGAGAGCACAAGAACGGGCTTTTGAGCGTGTAAAATGTCTTGAAGAAGAGTTGTCAAGATTACGCAGCGAGATTATTTCTCTTCGGTCAGAGCGGGATAAGTCAGCTCTGGAAGCACAGTTTGCTCGAGATAAACTTGACAgatatatgaaagattttgagCTCCAGAGAGAGGAGCATAATGGTGTGATCACGAGAAATGTTGAGTTCTCACAGTTGATAGTTGACTACCAGAAGAAGCTGCGAGAAAGTTATGAGTCATTGAATGCTGCTGAGGAACTTTCTCAAAAGCTAAAACTGGAGGTGTCTATTCTAAAGGATGAAAAGGGTATGCTGGTAAATGCCGAAAAGAGAGCTTCGGATGAAGTACGTAATTTGTCACAAAGGGTGCATAGTTTGCAGGTCCATTTAGATACATTGCAGAGTACTGAGAACGTTCGTGACGAGGCAAGAGCTGCTGAGAGGAGAAAGCAAGAAGAGTATATTAAGCTTATTGAGAAAGAATGGGCTGAAGCTAAGAAAGAATTGCAAGAACAGCGTGATAATGTTCGAAACCTTATACCTGAGAGAGAAGATGCTCTAAAGAATGCATTGAGACAAATTGAGGAAATGAGGAAGGAATTGGCTAGCACTTCACATTCTGTGGCTGCTGCTGAAGCTAGAGTTGTTGTTGCTGAGGCGCGATCTGCTGATTTAGAGGAAAAATTGCAAGCTTTGCAAAAAAAGGTTTCTGAAAGAGCTGATGAAGGTGGTCCTTCCTCTTCTACTGAGCTTTTTGACAACATGGATTCTGCTGAAGAAGTTAAAAGACTCAGAGAGGAGGTGCAGGTTAACAAAAATCATATGCTGCAATATAAAAGCATAGCTCAGGCAAATGAAGAAGCATTAAAGCAGATGGAATTGGCCTATGAGAACCTCAAAGTAGAAGCTGATAGAGtgaaaaaatcaatggaagaggAAGCATTATCGCTTAGGAAGCATGTTGATGAGCTTGAGAGGGAATGTAATTTGAAGTCAATTGAAGCAGCTTCTGCAACTGCAGGAAAAGAAGAAGCCGTTGTTGCTGCTTTAGCTGAAATATCCAGTCTGAAAGAAGATACCTCTGCTAAGACGACACAAATCTCAAATTTGGAGGCTCAAATAACTGCTTTGAAAGATGATTTGGACAAAGAGCATCAAAGATGGCGTGCTGCTCAAGATAATTATGAGAGACAGGTAATTCTGCAGTCAGAAACAATTCAAGAACTGACTAGAACATCTCAAGCTTTGGCAACCTTACAAGAAGAGTCATCTGAGCTCCGTAAATTGTCAGATATTCTACAATCCGAAAATAATGCATTGAAGGCCAAGTGGGAGGCAGAATTGTCGGTGCTAGAAGTGTCAAAAACTGAAGCTGAGAAGAAATACACTGAGGCTAATGAACAGAACAAAATATTGCTGGACCGGCTTGAGGGTTTGTATATTAAACTGGCTGAGAAGGACCGTGTATCTTCAGGTGTATCTGCTGGAAGCACAGTGGCCGAGGGTGATGACGGACTGATGAATGTTGTGAATTATCTAAGACGGTCCAAGGAAATTGCAGAAACAGAAATTTCTTTGCTCAGACAGGAAAAGCTTCGGTTGCAATCACAGCTTGAGAATGCTCTGAGGAGAGCGGAGGTAGCAGAAGCATCACTTAATTCTGAGCGGGAGAATTCAAGAGCTCAGGTTTTAAGTGAAGAGGAGTTTAAATCACTGCAGCTTCAGGTTAGAGAATTGAACTTACTTCGTGAAAGCAACTTGCAATTGAGAGAGGAGAACAGGCACAATGTTGAAGAATGCCAGAAACTTCGCCAAGCTGCCCAGAAGATGAAAACTGAATTAGAGGATCTGGAGAAGCTTCTTAATGAAAGACAAGCTGATGTAGAAACTTGTAGGAGAGAGATTGAAATGCAGAAGCTGGATAAAGAGAAGCTTGAGAGGAGGGTTAGTGAGTTGGTTGAGAGGTATAAGAGTTTTGACCTAGAAGAATATGCAAGTCTGAAAGAAGCTGCTTCACAGATGCAGGTGAATCTGAGAGAAAAAGATGTAGAGCtggagaaaattaagaaaaccatGTCTGAGCAGCAGAATCTGGTAGCTGACTTAGAGCAAGACCTTTCAAGGAGCAGAACAGAATTGAGTCAGAGGGAATCGAGAATCAATGAGATTTTGCAAACTGAGGCCTCGCTGAGATCTGAAGTTGATAAACAAAGAAAGTTGGCAGTTCTAATGAAGAAAAGGGTTGAAAACTTgttgaaggaaaaggaaagggcAGACAGCTTATCAAAGGAAAAAGATGATTTGGCTAGAGAGAATCAAGCTCTCTCCAAACAGTTGGAAGATGCTAAACAATGGAAAAAAACTGCTGATGCTGCAGATGAACAGGCtttgaaagataaagaaaaggagaaaaacaCCAGAATCCAGGGGCTTGAGAAGATCACAGACCGTCTTAGAGAAGAGTTGAAACAAGAGAGATCAAAGCGCTTGAAGATGCAAAAGACAATAGGGGATTCCTATGGAACTGTGAATCAGCAACGGTCCAAGCTATCAGATGAAATGGACAAGCATAAGCAGGCTCTGAAGATGCTTACCGATGAAGTTGAGAAGATAAGGCAAACCAAAGGCAGTCAAACAGAGGGCACATCAGTGGATCAACTACTTTCTGGGACTCACTTAGAGGATTTTACTGCTGCATATATTCAGGCTGTAGATGACTTTGAGCGGGTTGCACGTAATGAGCTCGGGGTTTCTGGTGCTGGTGACACTTCTGCTCCTGATGCTTCTCTTTCTGCCTCTGTTGTTCCAGGCCCAGCAGCTACGCTTCCTCCACCAGCTAGCTTGTTGACTTCCATTCCTGCAGTTGGAAaagcagaagaagaaagaagacttGTTTTATCGAAGATAACCTCTGAAACTCGTAAAATTGGAAGGAAGTTGGTTCGACCTCGCATCACAAAGCCAGAGGAACCTTTAGTTGATGTAGAGATGCAAGATACAGATGAATCCACCAACAGTAGGAAGCATTTGCCACCTCAAAATGCAGAAAATCTAGATAATGCCACATTATCAACTCAACCACCAATTCGCAAGCGCCTATCTGCAGCCTCTACCTCAGAGTTACAAGAAGAGACTCCTGCCATGGATGAAACCTGCTTAGATGTGGCTCAACCTGTGCTTAAGAAGTCCAAACATCTAGAGGCACCTCAAGAAGGTGGTGAAGATAAATCTGCTGGTAATGTAGAAAATTCAGAATCTCTGCCTACTACGGAGGAACATGATGCTGGTGATGAAACCCAAGGTTTGAAAGAGGAAGCCAGTGATATTGAGAAGGATGAGACTACACTTTCTGGCGAGCAGGTTGAAGAGCCGTCAGTTGTTGCAACAAATCAGGCTGAGTCACAGGTTGATAGAACAGATATTGCAGATGATACTTTTGTCAGTTCTAATGAAGTGTCTACCCCAGATAATAAATCAACATTTCAGGTGCAACAAGAGAGTGAGCAGCTAGCGATGGATGAAAGGGAAGAGGGAGAGCTAATTGCTGATCCTGAAGATGTTGGAAATTTTGATAGCATTTTATCAATGGGAAGCCCAGAAAATTTGGAACCTCAGATTGATGACTTAGCTGGTACTGATGAAGACCTCTTGCTTACTCCAACAGACCCCGGGGAGATAGAATCTTCTCAGCTCCCAGATGATGATAAGAATGATGAAGTTGATGCGACAGAAGAGCTAGCTGAAAGTTCTGATAAGTTGAATGATGGTGGTGACCAGGTTGCTGCAGAAACTGATCAGGCTGTGGATACTGTTACTGGTGAGAAACCATCAAGCAGTCCAGTTGATAGTAGCAATTCAAAAGAAGGGGGTCCAGGTGAAAGTGCTGCTGCTGAAACAGAAGAAGGGAAACAGGTCTCACCTGTCAATAGGAGCTCAAGAACTATAAACTTAAATGAGAGGGCTAAAGAAAGGGCTTCTATTAGGCAGGCTGCTATGCTTTCTTCTACACCGACAAGAGGCCGTGGGCGAGTTCTTCGAGGTCGCGGTGGGCGCAGTGGTCGTGGTGGTCGCGGTCCAATCTCTGGTTCACAGGGTTAA